The genomic DNA TCTGGAAAGACTCTCCGATAATCAGATGGCCTTGGATCAAAATTTATGACCGGAACTGCACTTTTTCTCAGCTTGCTTGGATAGACGGCATCTGACAGGCAGCGCTGGTTTTTGTCACGTTTTTTGCCTTTGTTCCATGAACACTCTTTGCTTGTGCACGGTTTTGACAAAACTGCTCCGTGCTTCTTTACTTGATCTAGTATGACAAACAACGCAGCAACAAAATGGCTACAACGTCCCAAAGATGACGCTCGACATGGGTCGCAAGAAGCGTGAATAACAGCACCGCTTATCAccgacaaaacaacaacaacactgtGCGGAAGTTCATTTCGCATGGACAGCCAGACGTGAGCTCGCAATAAGTAATGTTCGTCATTCATGTTATCCATCGTGTCATGGACGAACCCAGAGTCCACATATTTCCTTCCATTTTTCACGGGCTTATCAGTCATATGCCCAAGTCCTTCCTCTGAATCATCGCTGTTGACGGCATTCTGGATAGATTCTAGCGCGTAAAAGCGCATGTGGCCGCAGTTAAATAGCTTTGGAATGTCTTGCGATGGAAATTTTCACCAACCAGCGGACGGAATAGCTGGAAGCGAGACAAAATTTGACTTTCCTTTCTTATCCTGAGCTTTTTGTTCCTGGAGAGCTTTCGCTGCATACCATTTTCCATCGTCCATGCTAGGTTCAAGATTCCGGTGACTGCCACTCGCAATGCAATCTCTGACACGATTTGATAATTCCCCTCTTTTTCCGCTCTGCTTCAATCCTCGGCACTTCAGCCACCGTTTTAATTGTTCCACAGTATATTCTTCTGGTTGCTTTTCGAATTTTGAACCTGGAATCCCGTCCTCTTCAGTAAGAATCGTAAAAGATTGAGCAGAACTACTCGCGACCGTCATATTCTCATATACAGCCCTCTCAGAATTGGCACGTTGAGCtgtttgtttgtctgagtcacGGTACTGTGCCCAAATTCGTGATGTCATCTGTGCGCAGCACTATTATAAGTAAAGGGACCTTGTCACATTACAGTCAAGCTCTGTCGCTGTACTGTTTACTCCTCAGACTGAGAGTTCTGAAATTCTTAGTTCATGCAGAAACATATTTCAGCTCTACATTTAGATTCTATCAAATCATTACATACATACGGGTTACCATGAGATGCGCACGCACCGCCGTGACTCAGTGCATGTGTTAGCCGTGACTAGGGCGGTTGTGCTAGAGATCTACTCTCGACGTCGGTTTCTTTTCAAGATGTCAACTAACAAAGGAAAAGGTAAGAATAACTCTTTtagtatgatttttttttttcccgatcAAGGGCATGTAGGTCCAGCAAGAAAACTACAAACTCAGATTTAGCGATTGTACTCTTGGTGGTAGTCGCTCAAAGCTCACAGTTTCTGGTACGCATTGCCATGAAACTTATCaatttatatacatatataaatgGCTTAATCCCTCGTTGGTAGTCGTTTGTGAGCTGTGAATACTTAATCCAATTTTTGGAGAGTAATAGATTTTTGCGAAATgtctaaaatttatttttaagtgtAAACTGAGCTTTATGCTAATACGTTGCGAATGGGTCAACGCTAATTGGatgttcttttgtattttttctctattgtgtTTTTTCCGAACAATAAAGCTATTGAAATTGTGGTTTTTGAACACACGCTAATTCGCTGACTTTGTATACTTTAGAAATGTCAGAGGGCGAAGGCCATGGTAACATAGGGAAGGAATCCCTGAGCACCGAAATAAAGGCCATGATGAGCAACATGTTTACTGAGTTTAAAACTGACATTATGCAGTCAGTTACAGACACCATGGAGACTCGTTTTAATGAGAATATGATTACAGTGATGTAGAAAAATCTCACAACAACTTAGATGTGAGTGCTTTAATGCAAACAATCACAGATTCAAACAAAGGTGAAAGTAGTACACCTCAAGTTACCAAAACTGGCAACCAACCCACAGAATTTGATACTATACTCACAGAATTGAATCCAGAGAAAGCTCATGGGCCACCCATATGTGAGAAGGTGGCAGTTCTGGTGAATAGCCTTTTAAAGGAAGGTCTATCTAAAGATCAATTGGCTATGAAGAAAGAATATTTGAAGCCTGAAAACTGTCCAATGCTAGAATCCCCTAAGGTGAACACCATGCTCTGGGGTCAACTCAAACAAGAGCCAAAAAATTTGGATTTAAGCCTTCAAAAAGGCCAAGGACATTTAATGTCATCATTATATGCTTTACTCAAAGTGTGCAACCAGCTGATAGATAAAGCTGACAGCAAGGAGATGCTAACTATGCTTACCCATGCAGTTGTGCTGTCGCTGTCTGCCAATCgacaattaaatttaagccgAAGGGAGTTGTTGGGGCCACACCTCAACAAGAATTATCAAGCCCTGTGTAATCCAGCGGTACCcattaaaagtaaagtaaagtaaagcaaccatatttaacgtcgataactcgtaacagtaattcaactgacaaacctgaggtcgacggtgcgctcattttactcccccctctccatcagtgctccgttttacgggtatttaaagctacttagctacacggaaaggaaagaagtcgaaacaaggatgcgagatccgggaatcgaactcaggacctcttgcaccaaggccgcgcactaaccgactgtgccatccttgctccatCCTTACCACAAATTTATTTGGAGATGACCTCAATAAACAAGTCGATGACTTGACAAAGGCAAATAAGATTGGCCTGAAAGTTCAAGGTTCGGGCAAGCAACGATTCCACCCATATGGGAATGGCTCGCGTGCTCGTGGCAGATACAGACAAAACTATGGTGGGCGTGGTCGCTCTTCAACTGCAACAGAAGGAAGAGGTTCTTTTTTAGGCTCGGGCCGGGGAGGATACTCCCGCAGACCAGCCAGATAGAAGCCGAGGTAACAAATATTATTGCTAATCAACGTGTATTTGTTGGGGGGCAAGTGCAATATTTTGTGTCCCAGTGGAAGGCATTGACGTCAGATCCTAAAATTTTGGATATCATTTCGCACTGTCACATTGAATTTGGTGAATTTCCTACGCAGAAGCGTTGGTCAGCTGTGACCcatttggaaaataaattttcagatcAAGAAAAAGTTATTATTGATGCTCAAGTGGCAGAATTTCTGAGCAAGGGTATTCTAAGCTATTCTGAGTCCCAGGATGACCAGATTATCTCACCTATATTTTTGAGACCGAAGCCCGACGGGACTTATCATGTTATCTTTAATTTAAAAGCTCTTAATGACAGTGTGGTGTATCATCATTTCAAATTGGATACTCTAGAAGCCACACTCCCACTCATTACCCCTGGGTGTTACATGACATCCCTGGACTTGAAGGACGCCTATTATTCGATTCCTATTGCCCCTGAACATCAACGTTTTTTGAAGTTTATATGGAAGGGAGTTCTCTACCAATTTAGGTGTCTCCCTATGGGTTTGACATCGTCCCCCCGTATATTTACAAAGGCGCTTAAGCCTGTGTTCGCCTATTTGAGAGGACAGTGTGGAATTTCGTGTGCAGGCTATATTGATGACTCTTTATACCTAAGCGATACTTATGAAACATGCTTAATGAACACATTGACAGCAGTCCAATTATTCATATCGCTGGGCTTCCAAGTACACCCTAAAAAGTCAATGGTTGTGCCAACTCAAAAAATAGAATACTTGGGATTTGTAGTGTCATCTATTGACATGACTGTGAGGCTGACAGAGGAAAAAGTCAGCGCCATCATTATGCGTTGTCGAGATTTTTCACGTGTAAACAAGGAACACTCTATACGAGAAGTAGCGTCCCTCGTTGGAACATTAATATCCACTTTTCCGGGGGTCCAGTATGGGCCTTTGCATTACCGTTCTCTCGATCGAGACAAAATGGACGCTTTGAAACGTGGTAAGGGTGACTATGAAGCGTACATGATCTTTTCCCCAGAGAGTTTAGGGGAATTGTCTTGGTGGATCACTCACGTGGATTCTAGTGTAAGAAAAATCACGCGCGAAGATCCCCATTCTATCATTGAAACCGACGCCTCCCTAACAGGGTGGGGTGCTAAATGGGGTGAGATGAAAACCCAGGGGGTTTGGTGCAGAAGTGAAAAAGATCAACACATCAATTGCCTTGAATTACTAGCAATCCGTTGGGGGTTGTTGTCGCTCTGTCACGCTGAACACGATACCCATATACGTATTATGAGTGACAATGTAACGGCCGTGTGTTACATCAATGCCATGGGGGGATGCCAATCCGACAGTTGTAATCGCATTGCTTATGACATTTGGCAATGGGCGATAGAAAATAGCATTTGGTTGTCCGCAGCACACACCCCTGGGACAGAAAACTGTGAGGCTGATGAGTTATCGAGAAAATTCAATCCTAACCTTGAATGGAGTGTCACGGATGAAGTATTCAATCAGATATTAAAAGTGTTTGCCCTTGGACCTACCATTGATTTGTTTGCATCACGAGTGAATGCCAAATTACCAGCTTATGTATCCTGGAAAGCTGATCCGTTCGCTCGATATGTGGACGCATTTACCTTAAACTGGGCTTCCCATACATTTTATGCGTTTCCCCCATTTGTTCTCGTGGGTCGCTGTTTGTCAAAAATCCGGGGTGATGGGGCCACTGGGATTTTGATTGTACCTATGTGGCCTACTCAAAGTTATTTTGCTTCCTTGTTAAGCATGTTAGTGGACACGCCACGTTATTTCAAAGCAACCAGAAAAACATTGACGAATCCTTTATTGGGAGAACAACGGCACCCCCTCCAGGTCACCCTACTGGTATGCAGAGTGTCAGGCAATCCCTCGTTGAGCATGGAATTTCGCCACAAGTTGCCAACGTCATCATGTCCTCTTGGAGATCGAGTACAGTTAAACAATATGATGTGTTCCTCGACAAATGGTCCACATTTTGTCTGTCAAGGCAAAACTCTTTTATGCGTGCCCCTGTTTCattagttttggattttcttCATGATTTATATGACAAAGGTTACAGTTATTCATCGTTGAACACTGCAAGGTCAGCCATCTCGGCATTATGTACAGCAGATAATACAGACGTGAGCCAGAATATAGGGAAACATCCTTTAATCTGCAGTTTTCTGAAAGGTGTGTTTAACGAAATCCCACCTATTCCCAAATTCCAAGAAGTTTGGCCTGTGGAGCAAGTCCTTGACTATTTAGAACAATTAACACCTCTTCATTCATTAAAGTTGAAAGACCTTACGATGAAATTGGTCATGCTTATTGCATTAGTAACTGGGCAAAGATGTCAAACTTTAAGTTATTTAGATATTTCAGGGGAACATATGAAAAAATTCCCAACCTACTTTAGTTTTTCTTTATCGGGACATCTTAAACAAGACAAACCAGGTCGAGTGTTTGGAAATGTCCGCCTTTTTCAGTACCCGAAAGAAACTTTCTGTGTTTACACTACACTTGAGCGTTATATTGAAGTTACACAATCATTACGAAAGTCTTCTAAGTTATTGATATCGTACATTAAGCCTCATAATGAAGTGTCTAGCTCTACGATAGGTAGATGGTTGAAAACATGTTTGAGTTTAGCTAATATTGACGTTAATATTTACCAAGCTCATAGTACAAGGAGCGCTTCGACTACGAGAGCAGCTCAGCTCTTTCCAATCGATGTTGTTATGAAACTCGCTGGATGGTCACAAGAATCTACATTTAGGAAATATTATGATAAACCGGGGGCCATCACAGATCAGATGAGCAATGCTGTCTTAAGTACAGTTGAGAAATAGGATGCTTGAATATACGTATGTTGAAATATAATTCATAATAAAATCATTTGCAGCACATGGCTGATTCCTGGCTTGTCCATTTTGGGGCTCACAGCTTTGAAGTCTCATGGTAACCCGTATGTACGTAATGATTTGAtagaattacaaaattaaacgagacttaccttaggaagttgaagtttgatggtagttctatcaaatcatttgtaGTACATCGGGTTAACATGCCCATGCCCTCTATCTTTGTTCCCTCCCATTATTTTTTGATATATGTTTGTTCGCCCAAAATGCTTTTAAAGACTGAGTCACGGCGGTGCGTGCGCATCTCATGTTAACCTGATGTACtacaaatgatttgatagaactaccatcaaacttcaacttcctaaggtaagtctcgtttaattttgtaatttttctcaAAATGCATCACTGCAAACATGCAACTgcatagcttgactgtaacaGTGCTTGACTCCTCCCTTTACTTTTTATAGGTATTATTGTTGCGTTCATGTTAAAGTATACAAGTAGATGAATAAAGACAGattattatcgtcatcatcctTGATTAGATTGAAATAACCGATAAATAATTCTAGCCAGCCAATGTGTTTCTGTCTTTCTTCACTTACTTATATTGCAATATTTGTTAATTAGaataaatattattagtattgtaaatattatttatggCCTGCCAGGAGAGACACACCTTTTTAGGAAGGAACCAAACCACTAATACTTGTTAGCCTGTCATAAGGCACTCATGAATCTTTACCTATTGTGCGGATGTTTGGATTTGGGGAACAGAACAGCCTATTTTCCATTTCGATAAATGACAACAGAAAGGCAACTGAAACAATCAATTCAAATTTCCTGTTGATAACATGGGACTTTCTTGTGTAAAAAAGGGTCCTCAAAGCCATCCACCTTGAATGTATCATTAATGTGTAAACAACATTATTCAACTGCTAGTGTCTGTGCAAAACACATGAAGCACTCTTCATTCAGAAGTAACCTTCCCAAAGCAACACCTAGAAAGCTAATTATTGAAAATTACCATTCCTCACAATATTAAGGGGAAGAATTTGATTTCCTTGCTCAGAAATTCCTGTTACCATACTTACAGGGCACAAGTATTAAGTTTCTTATCTCTTGCCTTGCTCCTAATAATTGAAACTGTGgtgatattattttcatttcatttgtttgtaCATATGTGGAGTAAAACCAAAAAAGCCATCAAGTCTCTCATTAAGATTTCCTTGCATGATCTCTGTCATGTTTCTCTCTCATGTTTCGTAGCTGTACCTACAATAACTTTTATAGAGTAAAATTATTTATCAATCAGCGAGTATCTGAGTATTTACTgccctgttttattttttgttgagaATGAAGCAAAATTTGTGAGCCAATGGGCTCTCCTTTGCACGGTTCAAAACTGGACCTTCATGCTTCCATTGGAAGGCCAAGCATCTGTGGCCATTGTAGATAATTATGCAAAGAATTTTGAATTTCACTTTATGCAAAAAATTGCCGTTGTTCCAAGTAAGAATTaacatttgcatttgttttgtGTATGTGCTGTCAATTTAACTGGCTCGATAAAGCAATTACTGGCTCAAATGATTGAGGTGATGTTATTGCAAGTTACTAAAGctacaaataaaataaacttgtcATTCACTTGCATTTGGGAAACTGGGACAACCAATTTTTCTTCAACTAAATTATTCTGATTCTGCTAGGCCCTCTTGTTTGAAAACATGCAACCTTCAGTCAAGCTCTCATGCTGGTCACAAGATTTTGAGGAGGAAAAATTGTGGGGTGGAAGCTTTTCTGAAATTATTCTGGACTTGGAGAAGTGAACCTGCTTTTGGGAAATCAGACGGACCGTTTTTTGCCACTTGGAGCTTGACTGAAAGACTGCACAGACAGAGACACAGACAGTTAGCCTTTGACTGCCTTGTGGATGGTGCGTGTGGAAGCCACGAGTTTGTAGACACCTGCTCGCTTTTTGGTGCCTTGCAATTCCACAGGAACAAGGCTGTCAATGCCTTCCTTCCACTCTTCGACCGAGAGTTCAAGCTTATATAAGTTGGTGCCTATGTGTTTGTAACATAACAGCGTCGCCTCTTTTTGTCTTATGGACTTGACCTGGCCAATGTAAACAACCGGCTTCATATAGGTGCTTTCCTCTGATACAACGGCGACGAAATCGCCCCTGTTGACTGTCTCATCCCCCTCTTCTGGTTCCCCATCGGTCGCACGTTCCCCTTCATCCAGACGGCCCTCTGCGTAATCTCTGGCTAAGTCGACCGCCATTCGTTTCTTCTGATTTGCTGTGCGGCGATCGTATGTATCTTGCGCTTGTTTTCGCGAATGCCTGAGCGCAGATGCCAACGAAACCTTGAGAGAGTCGGTACAGTCCCTGTTAAAATCATAGAACAATGTCTGAGTCATGATATGTAATAATACACTCAAGGGGGGAATGAGAGAACTGAAATTATTGTAGGGCAGTTGACCAAAGACTGAAAAACACtctgtttgccctccaaaaatTGCATAAGAACTGTTTCCAGTTTCACCTGAGACtgacaatggtcccaagagaaaatataaGCAATCAATGCTCTTGCGCAATtctgaaagtggcctatttacAAACACTTTGTTTAGGTCAGAGACTTAACAAACAAACATGGACATGGGATTCAATTAGCTTGAGCAAACTACCAGCCATCTCTTCGCGTGAATGCCAACCAAGTATTCTAGTGCATAGGACtgattgatgaataataaattatttgaatcctttgtttttaagctGTTTCATGTGAGTCAAATAATATATTGACCTCTTGActcaacttcactaattttAAGACTAAAAGTGCACTCTGAATTACTAAGAATAACTCACAATTTGTCGTACGCCCAAGTGATAAAGGTACTTCTGAGTATGTTTATGGAAGCCAGCTTTCCCGTAAGGCCATATAACACGCTCTTCAAGTGGGCAGAAAAGGAGGCAGCAGTGAAGTGATCAACCTTCTTGttctggagaaaaaaaaaggtagtGGATTTGCATTGGTTGTTtcgttttgctttgtttttctcatttttgtggCCTTTTTCTCATAGAGATCCTTGCCAATGCCACTCACGTGTGTGCAATACGTACACATACATGTTGGGGTGGAAAAAAGAATGAATGCTCAAAAAACAAGCAGGGTGATTTTTCTAAAATAATCACCCTCACAGGGGTGAATCTGTCGGAAAAAAATATCCCAGAGAGGTGTTGTTTCCCTTGAAATCACCCCACAAGTGTCCAGGATCACAAAAAAAACACCCCAATTGGGTTGATTTCAAAAACACCCCACTAGGGTTCGTAATCACAACCGTGAACCTTGATAGGGGTGTagttttcacaacaaaacacCTCACTGAAATGTTGTTTGACTTGAAATCACCCCAAAAGGTGTGAAATTAGGTGCAAAAACCCCACTTGGGACATGAAAATACCTAACAAGgggtaaattttaaaattaacacaCCCTGCAAGGGTAAAtgtgccaaaaaaaaaccccaCCACAGAATTTATCACTGAATTTTGCATCCTGAAATAGCTTTTGGGGGTGAAATTTGACTGTGACCAACCCTCAGAAGGacgaaatgtttaaaaaaaaccatcCTTGCTATCGAATTGGGGGTGAAACAAGAAGATTTAACAGCTTTATACCGCtatgttagggttagggtcatACATGCTGCTTCGTTTCGCCGTTTCGCTTTTTACTAATGCCCGGCAGAATCAGTATtcttcttccgactccgacagtttgattttcactaggcTGTATCACTCTGCGCTTCTGAATACGACTCCTACTGAAGCGGAATCCTAATCCGTCGCTAGTGAGGTTTGATTAACCATTGTTTAGTGCTTCCGTAAACAATGTCGAATTTCTttgtcaagctcggctgattccccgaTTGTGGCAGCATCAAGTTCAGTTTTGGCTCTGTTGTTTGCATTTGGGACTTTTCCGAATGTTCTCCAAAGGACTTACCACAACTATAAACGTTTTCGAGTCGATGGAAGTGAAACGATGCTTTTTTTCCTAGAA from Montipora capricornis isolate CH-2021 chromosome 2, ASM3666992v2, whole genome shotgun sequence includes the following:
- the LOC138034754 gene encoding uncharacterized protein; amino-acid sequence: MSTNKGKDSNKGESSTPQVTKTGNQPTEFDTILTELNPEKAHGPPICEKVAVLVNSLLKEGLSKDQLAMKKEYLKPENCPMLESPKKRWSAVTHLENKFSDQEKVIIDAQVAEFLSKGILSYSESQDDQIISPIFLRPKPDGTYHVIFNLKALNDSVVYHHFKLDTLEATLPLITPGCYMTSLDLKDAYYSIPIAPEHQRFLKFIWKGVLYQFRCLPMGLTSSPRIFTKALKPVFAYLRGQCGISCAGYIDDSLYLSDTYETCLMNTLTAVQLFISLGFQVHPKKSMVVPTQKIEYLGFVVSSIDMTVRLTEEKVSAIIMRCRDFSRVNKEHSIREVASLVGTLISTFPGVQYGPLHYRSLDRDKMDALKRGKGDYEAYMIFSPESLGELSWWITHVDSSVRKITREDPHSIIETDASLTGWGAKWGEMKTQGVWCRSEKDQHINCLELLAIRWGLLSLCHAEHDTHIRIMSDNVTAVCYINAMGGCQSDSCNRIAYDIWQWAIENSIWLSAAHTPGTENCEADELSRKFNPNLEWSVTDEVFNQILKVFALGPTIDLFASRVNAKLPAYVSWKADPFARYVDAFTLNWASHTFYAFPPFVLHVSGHATLFQSNQKNIDESFIGRTTAPPPGHPTGMQSVRQSLVEHGISPQVANVIMSSWRSSTVKQYDVFLDKWSTFCLSRQNSFMRAPVSLVLDFLHDLYDKGYSYSSLNTARSAISALCTADNTDVSQNIGKHPLICSFLKGVFNEIPPIPKFQEVWPVEQVLDYLEQLTPLHSLKLKDLTMKLVMLIALVTGQRCQTLSYLDISGEHMKKFPTYFSFSLSGHLKQDKPGRVFGNVRLFQYPKETFCVYTTLERYIEVTQSLRKSSKLLISYIKPHNEVSSSTIGRWLKTCLSLANIDVNIYQAHSTRSASTTRAAQLFPIDVVMKLAGWSQESTFRKYYDKPGAITDQMSNAVLSTVEK
- the LOC138034760 gene encoding uncharacterized protein is translated as MSSLYRFQIIGFMTLLLRICVSRSAIKIFAKAKAILVPIVCHKNEKNKAKRNNQCKSTTFFFLQNKKVDHFTAASFSAHLKSVLYGLTGKLASINILRSTFITWAYDKLDCTDSLKVSLASALRHSRKQAQDTYDRRTANQKKRMAVDLARDYAEGRLDEGERATDGEPEEGDETVNRGDFVAVVSEESTYMKPVVYIGQVKSIRQKEATLLCYKHIGTNLYKLELSVEEWKEGIDSLVPVELQGTKKRAGVYKLVASTRTIHKAVKG